CGATACTAAGCCACCCGCTATCGTACAAGATTTTCGACTTCGTCAACACGTTCGCAGTGATCTGCGACATCGTCTTGACCATAGCCCTAACGGTGTTCATGAACAAGGCAGTCGGCACCGTTGGCATAAACGGCACCGTCGTTTCAGTCACGGTGTTCTACATATTTCACACGCTGTACCATGTGCTTATAGGTAAGATTTTTTGACCAGTTGTCCAATCGCGCAGGTATACGGCTAAGCGACGTAAGCCCCGAGTCAAGGATGCACTCGCCTCACGTGCCTTATGGGCCCCCCTTGGGCAGGCTCTAAGTCGGTTACCACCCAGTTCGTCTTGTAACCGGTGTCATATAgttccgccagcatggctggCAGTTCGCCGCTGCGATCGTACAACAAGTATTTCCTGCAATTTTGTGTTGCATGTGACGTGGTCGCTTACCTGTAGAGGTTCAGCGCGGCTTTCGCGTCCTCCACGGAGTCGTGCTCGCCGCGCTGAATGTGCTGGTGCAGTATGTGCGCAGCCAGGAACTGCAACGAGATGTACCTCCTTCTCGGCAGCCTGAACAGCTCCACCGTGTCGATGACCTGGTCGTGCGGGACGACGATGTTGAGCATTTTGAAGTCCTGCTCCAGCCCGTGGCCCAGTATCTTGCACCCGGCGTCAATGAGGTACCTGATCTTCATATATATGGCCTTCCTCGTGGTCAGCCAGTGCACCGAGGACTTCAAGTCCAGGTCGCCGTGGTGGATGCCAGAGAACCTGACGCGTGCTTAAGCGAGAACCTAGCTTCTCACCTTGTGAGGTAGTCCTTTGGCGGTTTTCTCCGATGAATGTAGTGGTCCAGGAACGGGATCCCACACGCCTCTCCGGTGCCCCTTACGGCGCTGACCCTGCAGGCGTTTAGTCCGGCTAGCACGGGCACCTACCTGGCTATTGACGCTAGATGCTGGTCTCCATCTTCCTTGGCGGAATATAGGAAGCCTTTCCTCTGCTGCAGGCTCGCGTTCGACACCACATTGTCGTCCGGTAAGGAGCGGTGGCTCGTGAGCCCCAAGCTCTCGTTTCCCGTTTCGACCCCTTCGATGTCCAGGGCGACAATGAAATCCCTCAGGTGCAgcgacagcagctcgtTAACCGAGAGCGGCACGAAGGTGCGATATTTGTCGTGCGCCCTCGGGTTGTGAGCGATGTTGCACTCGGAAATGAATATGGACGCCGGGATGGGCACCTTGCTGCTTGGCACGGGCAGCGGCACTATGCGGCCGTTGAGGTTCACAACCGTCAGCTCGGCGTTCGCCGCCGGGTCTATATCCTTGATCGCGCCCAACATCTTCTTGCGGTATATTAGGGTGATCGGCTGCTTCCAGGGCGCGGAGAAATCCAGCATCTGCTCGAGGTCCTCCTCGGAGAGTTCGCACACATAGCCGTCGTTGATCAAGATCCACTCTTGCTTGTCCTGCGCGGGTTGTGCCTGTTGCGGCGCGAACCTACCTTCATCTCCTGCGGCACTCTGATGTACGCCAGCAGGCGGTAGCTGGAGTCCTCGGGCGGCACGGAGAAAAGGACGCTGATGAGCTCGTACGCGTCGTCTTTGAAGGTGACGTGCTCGTCGATTCTCGTCACCTGCTCTTCCTGCTGATCTTGGTTGCAGTGCACTATCATAAAGTTCGGCGTTTTGCTGACTTCGGTGTGGTACTTGGTGCGGACGGGCTTCTCGCACTCGGTGCAGTAGGAGACGATCTCCTCATCCTCCGCCTGTCCGGAGACAAAGAGGCTGTAGCGCAGGCAGAACTCATTCTCCAGCGTCTTTGTGGTGCGATGTCCGTTTGCGCATGTTGAGTCCACCGTCTTCGAAAAGCCGAAGACGTTCTTGATCAGCTGGCCTTCGTTGGACGCGTAACCCCGCTCGTCCCTGCCGTAGTAGGTGTCGAGCTCCGAGTTCATCTTTTCTATGATCCACAGAAGCAGCCGCTGAACGGAGGACGCGGAGGTCTCCGACCTGTCCACCGGCATGAGCTCCTGAAGTTGCGTGGCGCGCAGCTCGGACCGTTTCGCGGGCACGAATTTGCACTCTTCCTCAACAATCCCCTGTTTCAGGTTCTCATGCGCCACATGCAGCATGTGCATCGCAAAGCCGACCTGGCACGTGAGGCAGTGTTCCACTTCGCAGCAATGGTACCGTATGGAGGTGAGCCTTTCCACGAAGAAAAAGACCTGCACGAACACCTGCACCAGGTCGCCATGGAAGGTGCCTATCATGGAGGCGAACTGCGTGGTGTTTGAGTATTTCTGCTGCTCCTTGATTTTCTGGAAGATGGGCTTCAGATTCGCCGGGTCCATCTCGTACGCCGCGCCGATATCGTTTGGGAGTTCGATGGTGCTGAGCGCATAGACCTCATCCGCCGTGAACACCCGGTATGAGCCCTTATGTATGTCCACGTTCACGTCGATGTCGTGGTAGACCCATGAATGACCATCGTTCAACCTCGGGTATTTGACGTACTCCAGGGTCGTGAGGTTGCACTCGAAGAACCCGCCGTCATCCTTGAGCGCGACGACCTTGTTGCTGTTGGGGACCACGGCCGTCGCCTTTATCGGGCTGCCCACCCAGATGGAGCCGGTGTTGCTCATCCGCAGGTCATGCACCTGCAACAACGGCTCATAGATGAGCGTGCTTCCATAAATGTAGCACCCAGTTGTGACCACGTAGTTCCCGTACGCCGAGATGCTCCCAACCGCGTTCGAGTGCGCCTCCACGGTGTGCGCCACCTTTTGCATCCGGTGGTCCACAACGTGCAGAAGGCCTGAGAGCATACCCACGCAGATGGTGTCGGAGTACGCCTTTTCCACAGCCCCGTAATTCTGAGTCTGTAGTGCGTACCCGAGCGCGATCGCGCCCGAAGTCTTGTCTGGGACCATCTTCTGCTTTACGAACAACTTCTTGggacggttcatccgctcAGACGACGGGATGAACTCCGGAATCGCGTCGAAGCTTCCGTACTTCCTGGCGATGCTCTCGAGAGAGGACGTGGTTGCGTTGTAGATGTCGTTCTGCGGGTAGAACTCGGctggctgcgcggcgtcgtGG
This genomic stretch from Babesia bigemina genome assembly Bbig001, chromosome : III harbors:
- a CDS encoding PAB-dependent poly(A)-specific ribonuclease subunit 2; amino-acid sequence: MRNGILKYDRWEDVVWVYNGVHSNMRTPLTGSVVGISAADNSVKYNHWGMHNGGHYGAGNANQYNEYCGCHMCTVNAMQPHETGLIVSNAKGVELVNRDGGRRMRLTSERAESQISNHGAAHIVCSLLNCTPDNTNIWLATNAEDLYAVDALTGQVSGKMKLSNAPMSVPDVADQITVVAGLNGDTSASSCIMSYHQQYNDVSPSHDAAQPAEFYPQNDIYNATTSSLESIARKYGSFDAIPEFIPSSERMNRPKKLFVKQKMVPDKTSGAIALGYALQTQNYGAVEKAYSDTICVGMLSGLLHVVDHRMQKVAHTVEAHSNAVGSISAYGNYVVTTGCYIYGSTLIYEPLLQVHDLRMSNTGSIWVGSPIKATAVVPNSNKVVALKDDGGFFECNLTTLEYVKYPRLNDGHSWVYHDIDVNVDIHKGSYRVFTADEVYALSTIELPNDIGAAYEMDPANLKPIFQKIKEQQKYSNTTQFASMIGTFHGDLVQVFVQVFFFVERLTSIRYHCCEVEHCLTCQVGFAMHMLHVAHENLKQGIVEEECKFVPAKRSELRATQLQELMPVDRSETSASSVQRLLLWIIEKMNSELDTYYGRDERGYASNEGQLIKNVFGFSKTVDSTCANGHRTTKTLENEFCLRYSLFVSGQAEDEEIVSYCTECEKPVRTKYHTEVSKTPNFMIVHCNQDQQEEQVTRIDEHVTFKDDAYELISVLFSVPPEDSSYRLLAYIRVPQEMKDKQEWILINDGYVCELSEEDLEQMLDFSAPWKQPITLIYRKKMLGAIKDIDPAANAELTVVNLNGRIVPLPVPSSKVPIPASIFISECNIAHNPRAHDKYRTFVPLSVNELLSLHLRDFIVALDIEGVETGNESLGLTSHRSLPDDNVVSNASLQQRKGFLYSAKEDGDQHLASIARVSAVRGTGEACGIPFLDHYIHRRKPPKDYLTRFSGIHHGDLDLKSSVHWLTTRKAIYMKIRYLIDAGCKILGHGLEQDFKMLNIVVPHDQVIDTVELFRLPRRRYISLQFLAAHILHQHIQRGEHDSVEDAKAALNLYRKYLLYDRSGELPAMLAELYDTGYKTNWVVTDLEPAQGGPIRHVRRVHP